Sequence from the Propionispora vibrioides genome:
CAACCAAAATCATATGTCCAAACGTGGCTCCCCTTATTTGCGCAGAGCTATCTGGTTAGCTGCTAATGTTGCCAAAATACATAACCCCATTTTGAAAGACTTTTACACCCAAAAAATCGCTCAAGGCAAGCATTCTTTTTCCGCAACTGGTGCTGTTGC
This genomic interval carries:
- a CDS encoding transposase; the encoded protein is NQNHMSKRGSPYLRRAIWLAANVAKIHNPILKDFYTQKIAQGKHSFSATGAVARKLTYIIHAVLRNQKPYVPLA